Sequence from the Candidatus Thermoplasmatota archaeon genome:
GATGATGTGATATTTTTACGTAAAGGTTTGTCAAAAAGGGTTAAAAAAATCATAGTTGAGACCCTGGGTGTAAAGATTGTTGAGCTTAGTATAGCTGATGCTAGCATAATTGGTTCCCTTCTTGTTTTCAACTCAAAGGGTGCTGTTGTAACTGATTTTGTTGACAGAGAGAGCATAAAGCTTATTGAGAAACAGGGTTTTGATGTTTGTGTTATAGATGATAAACTTAATGCTGTTGGGAATGATATACTTGTCAGCGACAAAGGCGCTCTGGTTCATCCTGAGATGAAGGATGAGAGCATAAAAAACATGGAGAAGGTTTTTGATGTACCTGTGTATAGAGGTAGTATTGGTTCTTTGAAGACTGTTGGTATGGCAGCTGTTGTGACAAAAAAGGGTATGCTTTGTCACCCTAAGGTTACTGATGAGGAAAAGTTTGTTTTAGAGAAGGTTTTTGATGTTAATGTTATGACTGGGACTGTTAACCATGGTACCCCGCTTATTGGTAGTGGTCTTGTAGCCAACTCCAGGGGTGCTATTATAGGTAGTCTAACCACTGGTATCGAAATGGGTAGGATAGAGGAAGCACTAGGTTTTCTGGGGTAAAAAAACCGATAAATTTTATATTATTTTATTATATTTACTAAAAGAAAAAATATATAAACTACTTATATATTATACGATTTGTAAAATAATAATTGAGTATGGTTGATGAATATGGAAAATAACAAAAACATCAGAATAACACCACAAGATGACAAGGTAATAAAAATATTCACAGAACTAGGTATGCCAAAAAACCTTGCTAAGATTTTAATGTACATCTCACAGGTTGATGAATGCCGTTCCGCTGACGTAGAACAAGGAACAAAACTTAGGCAACCAGAGGTAAGCGTTGTTATGCAGCAGCTAATGAAAAAAGGCTGGGTTAAAAAACGAGACCTCAGGAAAAAAGGAAAAGGCAGACCCATACATATCTACAAACTAACATACCCACTTGGATCAATAATAGAAAACTTTGAAAAAGAGAAAATGCTGGAGATAAAGAAAATAAAAAACGACATAGCAGAGTTAAAGAACATTGTAAAAAACATATAAACAATATAGAATACTACAAATACTAGATGTCTTGTATTCAAAAAAAAAAAACAAAAAATTTTTTTTATAAAAACCTTTTTTTTAGGTAAAAAAACTTTTTTTTCTAAATAGAAAGCAACGTTTATAAGTAATAATCTAGTTTGACCTCCACAAAACCATTAGGGTAACATGGAGAGTAGAATGGCTAATTACAACCAGAAAAAAATCGAGGAAAAATGGCAGAAGAAATGGCAGGAGATGAAGATACATCATTTCGACCCAGCTAGTGATAAACCTGTCTATAGTATAGATGTACCACCACGTTATGCATCAGGGCCGCTACACGCAGGTCATGCTGTACACTACACGCATATTGATTTCGCTGCGCGTTATAAACGTATGCGGGGGTACAATGTTTTCTTCCCACTCTGTTTTGATGTAAATGGTATACCTATCGAGGAGCGTGTTGAGAGGCAACTTAACATTACACGTAAAGACATTGATAGGCATGAGTTCACAAAACTGTGTTCAGAGTTTGCTGAAAAAAACATAAAAACCATGACAGACCAGTTCACAATACTTGGTGAGAGCATGGATCCTACAATTTATTATCAGACAAACGCTGAGTACTACAGGCGCCTAACACAAATCTCTTTCATCGAGTTGTACAAAAAAGGCTATATCTATAAGGGTGAGTTCCCAGTTAACTGGTGCCCTAGGTGTATGACAGCAATGGCTGATGCAGAAGTAACATACAACAACAGGACAACTAAACTGAACACAGTAAAGTTTTATTTCACAGAGAATCAACCAGAGCAGATACTGAAATACAGAAACATTGGCAGAGACAAAAAAGGAGTGTATGTCGAGATTGCTACAACAAGACCTGAGATGCTACCATCATGCCAGATCGTAGCTGTGCACCCAACAGATGAAAGAGCACCATGGCTTGTTGACAAAACACTAGAAGTACCCTTATTTGGTAAAAAAGTCAAGATCGTTGAGGATGATGCTGTCGACCCTGAGTTCGGCTCAGGTGTGGTAATGGTCTGCACAGTCGGTGACAAAGAAGACCTCAAATGGGTTTTCAAATACAAGCTACCACTTGAGATGAGCATAGACGAAGAAGGACGAATGACACAGATATGCGGTAAATACAAGGGTATGAAAATAGAGGAAGCAAGAAAAGCAGTTATAGAGGATCTAAAGAAAAAAGATATTCTAATCAAACAAGAGCCTCTTGAGCAGAACGTTGGTGTATGCTGGCGATGCAAAACACCAGTAGAGTTCATAAACGCTAAACAATGGTTTCTGAAAACCATACAATTCAAACAAACTGTGCTAGACGCAAGCAACAAAATGAGATGGTACCCAGAGTTCATGAAAATAAGATTAGAAGACTGGGTGAAATCCCTTGAGTGGGACTGGGTTATATCAAGACAGAGGTACTTTGCTACACCAATACCACTATGGGAATGCGAGAAATGTGAACACGTTGTTTTAGCTAGAATAGAGGACTGCTACATAGACCCAACAAAAGACAAACCACCTGTGGAAAAATGCCCGAAATGCGGCGGTAAACTAAAAGGATGCGAGGATGTTTTTGACACATGGATGGACTCATCCATATCACCATTATATAACACCTATTGGTATAGAGATGAAGAGAAATTCAAAAAACTATACCCTATGTCACTCCGCCCACAAGCACATGACATAATCAGGACATGGGCTTTCTACACGATACTGAGATGCACACTGTTAACAGACAAAGAACCATTTGAAAACATAATGATGGGAGGCTTCATACTATCAGAAGATGGTACACCAATGCATGCAAGCCTAGGAAACGTGATAGACCCCCTGGATGTGATAAAAGAATACGGCTCCGATGCCTTTAGATGCTACGCAGCAAGCTGCGCACTAGGAGAAGACAACCCATTTAGATACAAGGATGTGATAAGAGGAACAAGGCTACTACGTAAACTATGGAACGTAGAAAACTTCATATCAAACATAACAAAAAAAGGTAAACCAAAAAAAACAGAGCTCATAGACATCGACAGATGGATATTAACAAAATACAGTAAACTAGTAAAAAAATGTACAGAACAAATGGATGCTTTCAACTACTCACAGGCGATGAAAGAAACAGAGTACTTCCTATGGCATGAACTAGCTGACCACTACATAGAGATGGTTAAATCACCATTGTACAAAAAAGAAAACACAGAGAGCATAAAATACACACTATACACACTAGGTTTAGGGATCCTGAAACTTTTCGCACCATTCTTCCCACACATAACAGAAGAGATATACCAGCAGCATTACAAAAAAAATGAGGGATTCGAGAGCATACATATATCACCATGGCCTGAACCATTATTCATCGATGAGGAAAAAGAAAAAGCAGGAGAAACCATCAAAGACTATATATCAAAGATGAGGTCCTGGAAAAGCGAAAAAGGCATAGCACTAAACGCACCACTGGAAGCATACGCAACATACTCAGACAAATCATTTATAGAGAAACTAAAAACAAGTAGCCCAATAATAAAATCAACATTAAACCTACCAGATGAACACGAGTTCATAGCTGGGAAACCAGACACACAAGATAGGATAACAGCTGTGAAACCAGTTTACTCAAAGATAGGGCCATTGTTCAAAAAAGACAGCAAAAAGATAAATGAATGGATAACAACACACCAAAAAGAGTTAATCAAAAAAATAGAGGAAAAAGGTGACATAAAATGGTCAGATATACCTACATTAGAAAACAGTGTACCTGATGAGTATTTAATAAAAAATGGTTACTTGGAAGTTAAGAAAGAGGCTTTGCTAAAGGGTAAAAAAGATAGGGTTATATTAAAGTTGGATGATTTCTACATAGAAGTCTCAGGGAGGTACGTAAAATGAAGAAAGGGACACTGAAATCATGGCTTTTTAAAATCTTTGTGCTACTAATAGTATTTTTTATGATCGCAGCAGGATTTGTAGTAATCTTTTGGAAATAAAAACTTGATTTTCTCGATAGTTTTTTAAATAAGATTTTAATTCAACGGTTCGGAGGCTATATTTATGGAACAAAAAAATATATTGGCAAACCCGGCACCATTAGGTTTGATGGGTTTCGGGATGACGACTGTACTGTTGAACATACACAACGCAGTTCCCACAGAATATAAACTAACATCGATGATTCTTGCTATGGGAATATTTTATGGTGGACTAGCACAAATAATCGCTGGGATACTTGAATATAGGAGAGGCAACACATTTGGTGTAACAGCTTTTACATCCTATGGTTTGTTCTGGTTGAGTCTTGTCGGGATTTTAATCATCCCTGAGATAATCACTAGTGGAACCTACGCAGTAAGCACAACAAAACCATTCCTAGCTTGGTACTTCTTCATGTGGGGTTTCTTCACAATGATGATGTTCATCGGCGCATTAAAAAAGAACTGTTCACTATCATTTGTCTTCGGAAGCCTATTCATATTGTTCTACTTACTAGCATTGCGCGACTGGGGGTACATAACAGGTGATGCAGCAAACCTCATAGGCTACGAGGGAATAATCTGTGGTCTCAGCGCCATATACCTCGCAATGGCAGAAGTATTAAACGAGGTGTATGGAAAAACCATTCTACCAATCGGAAAACCCTTAATAAAATAAATTCATAGTTCAATCAACTGATATGAGGATGATCCTAAACCGATCTCCTCACCATACCTTATTTGTTTAAACGGGTCCACCTCAGTTTCCTTCTGAAAAACATCTTTTTTAACATCATTTATTAGATCAAGCGATGCCTTATCTATAGCAACAGGATCACTAGAAACAAGGAAACCGATATCAGGCACAACTATAGGTCCTGGGAAAGGATCACAGTCACAGCTACCAGCCATACGCCTAAGCTCATTTATGTAAATCACATTCTTATCAGCAACACAAGCATATGCTGCTAGAACAAGAAGATACTGCAAATCAATATCAACATGTTTAATAGCCTTGTTTTTACAGACATCAACACAGACACCACAACCAAAACAAGCCCTGTTACTGAAACTCCATTTATCCCTAGATACCTTTATAGCATCAAAAGGACACATCTCAGCGCACACACCACAAAAAGTACAAGCATCCTTATTATAAACAGGTCTGCTACCATGATGCATCCTCTTTTTCGTCTCCCTAGTTACACCACCCATACCAAAGTTTTTTATCGCACCACCAAGACCAGTCTGAATATGACCCTTCACATGAGAAACAGCAACAATATGTGTAGACTCAAACAGCTGTGTAGCAACATCAAAAACCCGGTTTTCAACAGTAACAGGAACACCGGTGTCACCAATAACAACATCGCAACCAATCTTATTCTTAGAAAAACCATGCATCCTAGCAAGCTTCTCATAACCAGTTTTTGTGCTACGCAAACCAGGGTAAGCAACAGTTGTATCAAACAAAAAAGGCTCAGCACCAAAACCTTTTATTTCATCAACAACCATTTTAACAAAATCAGCTGGTGGATAATTCTGGTTTTTCACCTCACCCATATGAAGCTTAACAGGAGTTTTTTTACCAGCAAAACCATCCATGTTAAAACTAGATAAAGCCTCATGCAGTTTATTTAAATCCTTGAAAAAAACAACCTTACTCATCCAACGATTTTCTCCCATTTCTTTAGTTTAAGAACGCTACCGAGTGACCCGCCACCTTTTATCTCCTCACGGATGCGGTTCTCCTGCTCCTTAACATCCAAAGCCCTGTTAGCTATTTCCTGTGCAATCTCCTGTGGCACAACAACAACACCAGAGTCGTCACCAATTATCCAGTCACCGGTTCTAACAATCTGGCCACCACATTTTATCTCAGCACCTATCTCACC
This genomic interval carries:
- a CDS encoding translation initiation factor IF-6, whose protein sequence is MLQLLDFNENPNLGVFCRANDDVIFLRKGLSKRVKKIIVETLGVKIVELSIADASIIGSLLVFNSKGAVVTDFVDRESIKLIEKQGFDVCVIDDKLNAVGNDILVSDKGALVHPEMKDESIKNMEKVFDVPVYRGSIGSLKTVGMAAVVTKKGMLCHPKVTDEEKFVLEKVFDVNVMTGTVNHGTPLIGSGLVANSRGAIIGSLTTGIEMGRIEEALGFLG
- a CDS encoding ArsR family transcriptional regulator — translated: MENNKNIRITPQDDKVIKIFTELGMPKNLAKILMYISQVDECRSADVEQGTKLRQPEVSVVMQQLMKKGWVKKRDLRKKGKGRPIHIYKLTYPLGSIIENFEKEKMLEIKKIKNDIAELKNIVKNI
- a CDS encoding DUF362 domain-containing protein, which translates into the protein MSKVVFFKDLNKLHEALSSFNMDGFAGKKTPVKLHMGEVKNQNYPPADFVKMVVDEIKGFGAEPFLFDTTVAYPGLRSTKTGYEKLARMHGFSKNKIGCDVVIGDTGVPVTVENRVFDVATQLFESTHIVAVSHVKGHIQTGLGGAIKNFGMGGVTRETKKRMHHGSRPVYNKDACTFCGVCAEMCPFDAIKVSRDKWSFSNRACFGCGVCVDVCKNKAIKHVDIDLQYLLVLAAYACVADKNVIYINELRRMAGSCDCDPFPGPIVVPDIGFLVSSDPVAIDKASLDLINDVKKDVFQKETEVDPFKQIRYGEEIGLGSSSYQLIEL
- a CDS encoding valine--tRNA ligase, whose translation is MANYNQKKIEEKWQKKWQEMKIHHFDPASDKPVYSIDVPPRYASGPLHAGHAVHYTHIDFAARYKRMRGYNVFFPLCFDVNGIPIEERVERQLNITRKDIDRHEFTKLCSEFAEKNIKTMTDQFTILGESMDPTIYYQTNAEYYRRLTQISFIELYKKGYIYKGEFPVNWCPRCMTAMADAEVTYNNRTTKLNTVKFYFTENQPEQILKYRNIGRDKKGVYVEIATTRPEMLPSCQIVAVHPTDERAPWLVDKTLEVPLFGKKVKIVEDDAVDPEFGSGVVMVCTVGDKEDLKWVFKYKLPLEMSIDEEGRMTQICGKYKGMKIEEARKAVIEDLKKKDILIKQEPLEQNVGVCWRCKTPVEFINAKQWFLKTIQFKQTVLDASNKMRWYPEFMKIRLEDWVKSLEWDWVISRQRYFATPIPLWECEKCEHVVLARIEDCYIDPTKDKPPVEKCPKCGGKLKGCEDVFDTWMDSSISPLYNTYWYRDEEKFKKLYPMSLRPQAHDIIRTWAFYTILRCTLLTDKEPFENIMMGGFILSEDGTPMHASLGNVIDPLDVIKEYGSDAFRCYAASCALGEDNPFRYKDVIRGTRLLRKLWNVENFISNITKKGKPKKTELIDIDRWILTKYSKLVKKCTEQMDAFNYSQAMKETEYFLWHELADHYIEMVKSPLYKKENTESIKYTLYTLGLGILKLFAPFFPHITEEIYQQHYKKNEGFESIHISPWPEPLFIDEEKEKAGETIKDYISKMRSWKSEKGIALNAPLEAYATYSDKSFIEKLKTSSPIIKSTLNLPDEHEFIAGKPDTQDRITAVKPVYSKIGPLFKKDSKKINEWITTHQKELIKKIEEKGDIKWSDIPTLENSVPDEYLIKNGYLEVKKEALLKGKKDRVILKLDDFYIEVSGRYVK
- a CDS encoding acetate uptake transporter; this translates as MEQKNILANPAPLGLMGFGMTTVLLNIHNAVPTEYKLTSMILAMGIFYGGLAQIIAGILEYRRGNTFGVTAFTSYGLFWLSLVGILIIPEIITSGTYAVSTTKPFLAWYFFMWGFFTMMMFIGALKKNCSLSFVFGSLFILFYLLALRDWGYITGDAANLIGYEGIICGLSAIYLAMAEVLNEVYGKTILPIGKPLIK